The following coding sequences are from one Lolium rigidum isolate FL_2022 chromosome 6, APGP_CSIRO_Lrig_0.1, whole genome shotgun sequence window:
- the LOC124659075 gene encoding papilin-like, with protein MDVLVLEPASPPPESGRSSPSPTASPEFEFWMVGKNPGSFPSPALLTADELFSGGIVLPLHTFQAPCPNTDEEADEDAEDEGEEGADDVKDKEPCEGEGEFPAQPLAESCSVAPPDLPTVTFKWKDIFKATGESKDRGGKKNERRVSSVSGSSELININIWPFSRSRSAGHSGSNTGAGAISKAKASNPSASNTTCAVAATASAPASSAAPAGRKVSSAPCSRSNSRGETSGPAAPTVAIAVAAEKAAAQAAGAVPATSMLRRWVPGGQGRAGPTANGIRLGRASPVWQLRRNKLQQAAAAAEQKRDSTATDKSNKAVPDVDVVITTSQADAGEDAETAASSAAAESVSAATTAPCRNNAACSDAGGEECIPPHGLFGLRRTFFSKKVY; from the coding sequence atggacgtcctcgtccTCGAGCCTGCGTCTCCCCCGCCCGAGTCCGGCCGGTCCTCGCCGTCCCCGACCGCGTCCCCGGAGTTCGAGTTCTGGATGGTCGGCAAGAACCCGGGCTCCTTCCCCTCCCCCGCCCTGCTCACCGCCGACGAGCTCTTCTCCGGCGGCATTGTGCTCCCGCTCCACACATTTCAGGCCCCTTGCCCCAACACCGACGAAGAAGCTGATGAAGACGCCGAGGACGAGGGCGAGGAAGGCGCCGACGACGTCAAGGACAAGGAGCCCTGTGAGGGTGAAGGCGAGTTCCCCGCGCAGCCGCTTGCGGAGTCGTGCAGCGTCGCGCCGCCGGACCTCCCCACGGTGACCTTCAAGTGGAAGGACATCTTCAAGGCGACCGGCGAGTCCAAGGACCGCGGCGGCAAGAAGAACGAGCGGCGCGTGAGCAGCGTCAGCGGCAGCTCCGAGCTCATCAACATCAACATCTGGCCCTTCTCCAGGAGCCGCTCCGCCGGCCACTCTGGCTCCaacaccggcgccggcgccatcagCAAGGCTAAGGCTAGCAATCCCAGCGCCAGCAACACAACTTGTGCCGTTGCGGCTACTGCTAGCGCACCGGCGTCGTCCGCAGCGCCGGCCGGGCGGAAGGTGAGCAGCGCGCCCTGCTCCCGGAGCAACTCCCGCGGCGAGACCTCCGGGCCGGCCGCGCCGACCGTCGCCATCGCGGTGGCAGCCGAGAAGGCCGCCGCGCAGGCGGCGGGGGCAGTGCCGGCCACCTCCATGCTGCGGAGGTGGGTTCCCGGCGGCCAGGGCAGAGCAGGGCCCACCGCCAACGGCATCCGCCTGGGCCGTGCAAGCCCCGTCTGGCAGCTCAGGCGCAACAAGCTCCAGcaagccgctgccgccgccgagcAGAAGAGGGACAGCACTGCCACCGACAAGAGCAACAAAGCCGTCCCAGACGTCGACGTCGTCATCACCACAAGCCAAGCGGACGCCGGCGAAGATGCCGAAACGGCCGCGTCGTCTGCGGCGGCGGAGAGCGTGAGCGCAGCGACGACGGCCCCGTGCCGGAACAACGCCGCCTGCTCGGACGCCGGCGGCGAGGAGTGCATCCCGCCGCACGGGCTGTTCGGCCTCCGCCGCACCTTCTTCTCCAAGAAGGTGTACTGA